One Bacteroidales bacterium genomic window, CACCTAGCTCAATCGGAGCCTTCGGATCCAGTACTCCATTGGACAATACACCACAAGATACCATTATGCGTCCTGGTACAATGTACGGTGTTTCCAAAGTTGCCGGTGAATTACTCAGCGATTATTATTACAAAAGATTTGGAGTAGATACCCGTTCGGTCCGTTATCCCGGAATTATTTCCAATGTTACTTTACCAGGTGGAGGTACTACTGATTATGCCGTTGAAATTTATTATGAAGCAATAAAATCCCAGAAATACACCTGTCCACTTGGAGCCGGAACATTCCTCGATATGATGTATATGCCTGATGCAATCAATGCAGCAATAGATCTTATGGAAGCCGATCCTTCAAAACTGGTTCATCGCAATGCCTTCAATGTTACTGCCATGAGTTTTGATCCGGAAATCATTGCTAAAGAAATCAGGAAACATATCCCGTCCTTCACAATGGATTACCAGGTTGACCCTATGAAACAAGGAATTGCCAATTCCTGGCCAAATAGTATGGATGATAGCTGTGCCCGAAAAGAATGGGGCTGGAATCCTCAGTGGAATCTTGAGAAAATGACCATTGATATGATTCGCGCAATCAATGAAAAGAAAGAAAAAGGTTTAATATAATCTGCCAGTTGAATACAGGAGCCCGGTTTTCCGGGCTTCTTTATTTTAATGCCCTTGCCTTGAATGAACTTTATTTTTTGTGAGTATTTGGAGTAATTTTGCAGCCAAAATCTGAAATATGCAAATTGCCGCCCTGGTATCGGGTGGAGTCGACAGCTCCGTAATGTTGTACCTGTTGAAGGAAATGGGGTATGAACCTACGATCTTTTATATCCGGATTGGTATGAAGGAAGAGGAAGGCTTTATGGATTGCGCATCAGAAGAAGATATTGAACTCACTACCTGGTTAGCAAGGCATTTTGGACTAAAAATGGAGGTTGTGCCTTTGCACAAGGAGTATTGGGATAATGTAATGGCCTATACCCTTGATGCTGTAAGGAAAGGGTTAACCCCAAACCCTGATGTGATGTGCAATCGGCTTATCAAGTTTGGGGAGTTTGAAAATCATTGGGGAAAAGATTTCGACAAAATCTCAACAGGGCATTATGCCACAATTGTTGAAAAGGAAGGTCTTTCCTGGTTAGGGACAGCCAAAGACCCGATCAAGGACCAGACAGATTTCCTTGCCCAGATTACCTATAACCAGGTCAAAAAATTGATGTTCCCGGTTGGTAATCTACTAAAACAGGAAGTAAGAGCTATTGCCCATGAAGTGGGAATGCCCAGCGCCCACCGCCGCGACAGCCAGGGAATATGCTTCCTGGGAAAAGTAAATTATGTTGATTTTCTAAGGAAATATATTGGAGAAAAGGAAGGAAAGATCATAGAGCTCGAAACCGGGAAATTTTTGGGAAAACACAAGGGATTCTGGTTTCATACCATCGGACAAAGAAAAGGATTGGGTCTCGGCCAGGGACCCTGGTTTGTTGTCAAAAAGGATATCGATGAGAATATTATCTATGTTTCAAACGGATACGATCCTTTATCCCAATATGGTGACAAGATCAGGCTGGTTGATTTGAACTTTATCACATCAAATCCATGGCTCAATCAATCTGGCCCCCATCCGGTTACCTTTAAAATCAGGCACACACCCGAGTTCTCTAAAGGTAGTTTAACTTATCATGGAGATCATTGGATCCTGCAATCTGAAAAACCTGTCGCAGGAATCGCTGCCGGACAATTTGGTGTAATCTACGACAAGGAGCATGAAATCTGCCTGGGAAGCGGAGTTATTGATTAACTAAGTATTATAATTGTAAACAAGAAAACATCTCTTTATGAAAAGAACAGGATTTATAGGGCTTCTCATTGGATTCGTCCTGATCATTGCTTCATGCGCTAATAAGGGCCCTGTATTTGAGAAGTATCATAAATTTGATAATAATACCTGGGACCGGTTTAACCAGGTGGTTTTCACTATTCCGATGGAACCGGAAGAATCGGATTATTCGATCTCCCTGATTCTTAAACCCACTGAAAAGTATGAATATTCCACCATGCCAGTGTATGTGATTATTACT contains:
- a CDS encoding NAD-dependent epimerase/dehydratase family protein, which produces MKNILVIGSVGQIGSELTMELRKRYGNANVVAGFRSTKPTGELLESGPAEIVDATNAQQIADIVKKYKIDTIYNLAAILSAVGESKPLVAWNTGIGGLMNCLEVAREFNCAVSTPSSIGAFGSSTPLDNTPQDTIMRPGTMYGVSKVAGELLSDYYYKRFGVDTRSVRYPGIISNVTLPGGGTTDYAVEIYYEAIKSQKYTCPLGAGTFLDMMYMPDAINAAIDLMEADPSKLVHRNAFNVTAMSFDPEIIAKEIRKHIPSFTMDYQVDPMKQGIANSWPNSMDDSCARKEWGWNPQWNLEKMTIDMIRAINEKKEKGLI
- the mnmA gene encoding tRNA 2-thiouridine(34) synthase MnmA, encoding MQIAALVSGGVDSSVMLYLLKEMGYEPTIFYIRIGMKEEEGFMDCASEEDIELTTWLARHFGLKMEVVPLHKEYWDNVMAYTLDAVRKGLTPNPDVMCNRLIKFGEFENHWGKDFDKISTGHYATIVEKEGLSWLGTAKDPIKDQTDFLAQITYNQVKKLMFPVGNLLKQEVRAIAHEVGMPSAHRRDSQGICFLGKVNYVDFLRKYIGEKEGKIIELETGKFLGKHKGFWFHTIGQRKGLGLGQGPWFVVKKDIDENIIYVSNGYDPLSQYGDKIRLVDLNFITSNPWLNQSGPHPVTFKIRHTPEFSKGSLTYHGDHWILQSEKPVAGIAAGQFGVIYDKEHEICLGSGVID